The following proteins come from a genomic window of Henningerozyma blattae CBS 6284 chromosome 4, complete genome:
- the TBLA0D03480 gene encoding uncharacterized protein — MTNYNLLNKLKNLIPFDMSILTANISDKDNDSLFFTLSLIEVLSIILVTSYPVELFELLFSTVQIVSNSYKFFKDVKSKYSINIYKRHKRQKRVRFNQLILAANKASAKKYKYDTYMKSPLSTVPSFQFTTNMNRIKQVPSKSKKFKANNGLLFSSIIFNRY; from the coding sequence ATGACTAACTACAATTtactaaataaattgaaaaatttaataccCTTTGATATGAGCATTTTAACCGCCAATATATCTGATAAAGACAatgattcattatttttcacaTTGAGTTTAATTGAAGTACTCTCAATTATTTTAGTTACCAGTTATCCGGTAGAACTATTTgaacttttattttctacTGTTCAAATAGTCTCAAATtcttataaattttttaaggATGTAAAGtccaaatattcaataaatatctataaaAGACATAAAAGGCAAAAAAGAGTTAGGTTTAACCAATTAATTCTTGCAGCAAATAAAGCCTCGgccaaaaaatataagtaTGATACATATATGAAATCGCCATTATCTACCGTTCCATCATTCCAATTTACCACCAACATGAATCGAATCAAACAAGTTCCATCCAAatccaaaaaatttaaagcaAATAATGGTTTATTGTTCAgttctataatttttaatcgCTATTAA